Within Streptomyces sp. SS1-1, the genomic segment CCGTTCCTCCCGGTCACGACTCGGGCCGCTTGACGCTCTCCAGGAGCATGTCCAGCCACTCGGCGACCTTGTCGCGGTGCTGGTCGGTGGGGAGCTGGGCGGCCCGCCAGGCGATGCCGCGCACACCGTGGTCCTGCAGGAGCCGCTCCAGCGGATCCTCGGCGGTCTGGGCCGCCTCGCGCTCCGCGAGTCTCTGCAGCAGGTCCTGCTCGGTGCGCTGGAGCGCGCCGGCCAGCGCCTCGGGGTCCTCGGCGGTCAGGAAGCCGGCGTGCACCCGGAAGAAGCGCTGGATGGCGTCGCAGTGCTCCATGGTGGGCCGCCGGTCGCCGTTGATGAGCGCGCCCGCCTGCTGACGGGACATGCCGGCGCCGTCGGCGATCTCCTGCTGGGTGTACCTGCGGCCGTTCGGCTTCAGGCGGGTGCGGCGCAGAAGGTCGAGCCGCTGGAGGAAGCGGGCCTGGACGTCCGGCTCGCCCGCGGGCCGGCCGCTCAGCAGGGCCTTGACGACGGACTCCGGGACACCGGAGGCGACGGAGAGCCGGCCGGTGTCGAACACCTCCGTGTGCGGCACGTCGAGCCGGTCGGCGAGCGCGGTGACGCGGGCGACGACGGCGGGCAGCGCGGCCGTCACCGTGGCGCCAGGGCCCTCAAA encodes:
- a CDS encoding helix-turn-helix domain-containing protein, with amino-acid sequence MTDGFEGPGATVTAALPAVVARVTALADRLDVPHTEVFDTGRLSVASGVPESVVKALLSGRPAGEPDVQARFLQRLDLLRRTRLKPNGRRYTQQEIADGAGMSRQQAGALINGDRRPTMEHCDAIQRFFRVHAGFLTAEDPEALAGALQRTEQDLLQRLAEREAAQTAEDPLERLLQDHGVRGIAWRAAQLPTDQHRDKVAEWLDMLLESVKRPES